The following are encoded together in the Glycine max cultivar Williams 82 chromosome 8, Glycine_max_v4.0, whole genome shotgun sequence genome:
- the LOC100797517 gene encoding mediator of RNA polymerase II transcription subunit 10b isoform X1, which translates to MDSSQSAALGGNGGSGGNGTLISQNNDMAASATGADDSMQKLNQVSNSIQKTLGLIHQLYLTVSTFNAAFQMPLLQRINGLVAELDNMVKLAEKCNIQVPMEVVNLIDDGKNPDEFTKDVINSCIVKNQITKGKTDALKSLRKHLLEELEHNFPDEVETFRESRAAAAAELKRQAQAQSALPNGDVRVKSEH; encoded by the exons ATGGATTCATCACAAAGTGCAGCTCTTGGGGGAAATGGTGGGAGTGGTGGAAATGGGACGTTGATTTCTCAAAATAATGACATGGCAGCCTCTGCAACAGGAGCTGATGATTCTATGCAGAAGCTGAACCAGGTCAGCAATTCCATTCAGAAAACCTTAGGCCTTATCCATCAGCTTTACCTCACAGTTTCTACCTTCAATGCTGCCTTTCAAATGCCTCTCCTCCAACGCAT CAATGGCCTTGTTGCGGAGCTTGACAACATGGTTAAATTGGCAGAGAAGTGCAACATTCAGGTTCCTATGGAGGTTGTCAA TTTAATTGATGATGGAAAGAATCCAGACGAGTTTACCAAAGATGTTATAAATAGCTGTATTGTAAAGAATCAGATCACCAAAGGAAAAACTGATGCTTTAAAG AGTTTGCGCAAACATCTTTTGGAGGAATTGGAGCATAACTTCCCTGATGAGGTTGAAACTTTTAGAGAGAGTCGTGCTGCTGCAGCTGCT GAGTTGAAACGTCAGGCACAGGCACAAAGCGCACTGCCAAATGGAGATGTAAGGGTTAAATCAGAGCATTGA
- the LOC100797517 gene encoding mediator of RNA polymerase II transcription subunit 10b isoform X2 → MAASATGADDSMQKLNQVSNSIQKTLGLIHQLYLTVSTFNAAFQMPLLQRINGLVAELDNMVKLAEKCNIQVPMEVVNLIDDGKNPDEFTKDVINSCIVKNQITKGKTDALKSLRKHLLEELEHNFPDEVETFRESRAAAAAELKRQAQAQSALPNGDVRVKSEH, encoded by the exons ATGGCAGCCTCTGCAACAGGAGCTGATGATTCTATGCAGAAGCTGAACCAGGTCAGCAATTCCATTCAGAAAACCTTAGGCCTTATCCATCAGCTTTACCTCACAGTTTCTACCTTCAATGCTGCCTTTCAAATGCCTCTCCTCCAACGCAT CAATGGCCTTGTTGCGGAGCTTGACAACATGGTTAAATTGGCAGAGAAGTGCAACATTCAGGTTCCTATGGAGGTTGTCAA TTTAATTGATGATGGAAAGAATCCAGACGAGTTTACCAAAGATGTTATAAATAGCTGTATTGTAAAGAATCAGATCACCAAAGGAAAAACTGATGCTTTAAAG AGTTTGCGCAAACATCTTTTGGAGGAATTGGAGCATAACTTCCCTGATGAGGTTGAAACTTTTAGAGAGAGTCGTGCTGCTGCAGCTGCT GAGTTGAAACGTCAGGCACAGGCACAAAGCGCACTGCCAAATGGAGATGTAAGGGTTAAATCAGAGCATTGA